The Euphorbia lathyris chromosome 3, ddEupLath1.1, whole genome shotgun sequence genome contains a region encoding:
- the LOC136224182 gene encoding small ribosomal subunit protein uS19m-like yields the protein MWASVRRKVLSGSPSAFLGLEQSLVNTRSKLEPLSRPYSINLRETSLFGIGSSSLENANSHSFRGFPIGLEPTRRRLFSSDIHTTSNEGDIRVRKNVATRLPFVDAFLLKIKKKPDLLANKKIWSRRSVILPEFVGQTVRIYNGKTFVRCKITETKVGHRFGEFAYTRKRRHLRTSSSSAAVKKKTKK from the exons ATGTGGGCAAGTGTAAGGCGAAAAGTACTCTCCGGAAGCCCCTCAGCGTTTTTG GGTTTAGAGCAGTCATTGGTCAATACTCGATCTAAATTGGAGCCATTATCACGACCTTACTCTATCAACCTTAGAGAG ACATCGCTTTTTGGAATTGGATCAAGTAGCTTGGAAAATGCAAATTCCCATAGTTTTAGAG GCTTTCCAATTGGTTTAGAGCCCACAAG GAGGAGGTTATTTTCTTCAGATATTCATACAACTTCCAATGAAGGGGATATTAGA GTGAGGAAGAATGTAGCAACAAGACTTCCTTTCGTGGATGCATTCCTgttaaaaataaagaagaaaccTGATCTCCTTGCTAATAAGAAAATATGGTCACGGAGATCGGTTATTTTACCAGAATTTGTAGGACAAACTGTAcgaatttacaatggaaaaaccTTTGTTCGGTGTAAGATCACAGAAACAAAGGTGGGTCATAGGTTTGGAGAATTTGCTTACACAAGGAAGAGAAGACATCTAAGAACAAGTAGCAGCAGCGCTGCTGTAAAAAAGAAGACTAAAAAGTAG
- the LOC136224188 gene encoding probable RNA 3'-terminal phosphate cyclase-like protein, whose product MEKRSYKRLKGSQNLRQRLLLATLSATPLLIEDIRAEETVPGLLSHEISLLRLLERISDDCLIEINETGTKFKYKPGIVMGGKHHVHDCGVSRSIGYFLEPLIVLGLFAKKPLIIKLKGITNDSKDPSVDTFRSTTLPMLKQFGVPEGLGLKIESRGVRPRGGGEVVLSVPIVQSLTAVTWIDEGMVKRIRGVTFSTKVSSQFENTMIHAARGIFNRLLPDVHIFTDHKAGSQAGNSRGYGISLVAETTSGCFISVDTAVPPHDTDEMDDEKKDLSPPQVVGEQIAYLLLKEIEQGGVVDSAHQGLLFLLCAICPQDVSKVRVGELSPHGIQTLRQIRDFLGVKFVIKPDPSTGTRILRCVGCGLKNLSRKIS is encoded by the exons ATGGAGAAGAGAAGTTATAAGAGATTGAAAGGCAGCCAAAACCTTCGCCAGAGATTACTTTTAGCAACCCTCTCTGCCACTCCTCTTCTCATTGAAGACATTCGTGCTGAAGAGACTGTACCGGGCCTCCTCTCCCATGAGATCTCTTTACTCCGCCTACTTGAGAGAATCTCTGATGATTGCCTTATTGAAATCAATGAAACCG GCACCAAGTTCAAATACAAGCCTGGGATTGTGATGGGTGGGAAACATCATGTCCATGATTGTGGTGTTAGTCGATCAATTGGTTATTTCCTGGAGCCACTCATTGTTCTCGGGTTGTTTGCCAAGAAACCCCTTATCATAAAACTCAAAG GAAttacaaatgattctaaagaCCCATCTGTTGACACTTTTCGATCTACTACCTTGCCCATGTTGAAGCAATTTGGAGTTCCCGAAGGATTGGGGCTGAAGATAGAGAGTCGTGGAGTTCGGCCTCGTGGCGGTGGGGAAGTTGTCTTATCAGTACCAATTGTTCAAAGTCTAACG GCAGTTACCTGGATTGATGAAGGAATGGTTAAAAGGATTAGAGGGGTCACTTTCTCTACCAAAGTGTCTTCTCAGTTTGAAAATACCATGATTCATGCTGCCCGTGGAATTTTTAACCGTTTGCTCCCTGATGTTCACATATTTACTGACCATAAAGCTGGTTCACAGGCTGGAAA TTCACGCGGTTATGGAATTTCATTAGTTGCCGAAACTACTTCTGGTTGCTTCATTTCTGTCGACACAGCAGTTCCTCCACATGATACTGATGAAATGGATGATGAAAAGAAAGATCTGTCGCCTCCACAGGTTGTCGGTGAGCAAATTGCCTATCTTCTTCTTAAAGAAATTGAGCAAGGGGGAGTTGTGGATTCAGCGCATCAG GGTTTACTATTCCTTCTTTGTGCAATATGTCCTCAAGATGTGTCGAAAGTTCGTGTTGGAGAGCTCTCACCTCATGGGATACAAACTCTGAGACAAATCAGAGATTTTCTGGGGGTTAAGTTTGTCATTAAACCAGACCCATCAACTGGGACAAGGATTCTGAGATGCGTGGGATGTGGGTTGAAGAACCTTTCTAGAAAGATTTCATGA
- the LOC136224187 gene encoding uncharacterized protein, giving the protein MGKWNYRRSRRFFQHQYRDPASSYYDSHKPPPPLPDFTEDGIPAWEKRFCSLIGSVPWQKIVKVKEYIICHENVANWDDSGGEEAFQTAKKCFWAEINGLPYEQSWNPDMYIDEINWNPNIDIELLKDLERSLFVPEEGEEDRELECKSNNRNTISEECNNNVALENKSQGWNDWPIDTDNSRNTNDDWHGESVNHLKAWNNCTVNNDENPWEQSFSEKNKSAQDDDPWNKVNQSKDCHPGGDPWKRSNWAYDPGKEKPYKVDQSKDWHTGGDPWKHNNWGYDPGKEKPYTVNQSKDWHTGGDPWKHSNWGYDPGKEKPWGNSHSGHSYWRNDQLDNRRMNNSGSQWVRSRGSQQHRQWRGRGRNGSSGRRSENQHWEQKDWGSRQPSRGQGTWTESHRKREGSNQYEAGNKHSRFEESNYETDHQWR; this is encoded by the exons ATGGGGAAGTGGAATTATCGCCGATCCCGTAGATTCTTCCAACATCAATATAGAGATCCGGCATCGTCTTACTACGATTCTCATaaacctcctcctcctcttccag ATTTTACTGAAGATGGTATTCCTGCATGGGAGAAAAGGTTTTGTTCTTTGATTGGATCAGTACCATGGCAGAAGATTGTCAAGGTTAAAGAGTATATCATCTGCCACGAAAATGTTGCCAACTGGGATGATTCTGGCGGTGAAGAGGCTTTTCAGACTGCAAAAAAATGTTTCTGGGCAGAGATCAATGGTTTACCCTATGAACAGAGCTGGAATCCAGATATGTATATTGATGAGATAAACTGGAATCCAAATATTGATATCGAATTGTTAAAGGACTTGGAACGATCATTGTTCGTTCctgaagaaggagaagaagaccGGGAACTCGAGTGTAAAAGTAACAACAGAAACACCATTTCAGAAGAATGTAACAACAATGTAGCTTTGGAAAACAAATCACAGGGCTGGAACGATTGGCCTATTGATACTGATAATTCGAGGAATACGAATGATGATTGGCATGGAGAAAGTGTCAATCACTTGAAGGCTTGGAACAACTGTACTGTAAATAATGATGAAAACCCCTGGGAACAGAGCTTTTCGGAGAAAAATAAATCTGCACAGGACGATGATCCTTGGAATAAAGTCAATCAATCGAAGGATTGTCATCCTGGTGGCGATCCTTGGAAGCGCAGCAATTGGGCTTATGATCCTGGGAAGGAAAAACCGTATAAAGTCGATCAGTCGAAGGATTGGCATACCGGTGGCGATCCTTGGAAGCACAACAATTGGGGTTATGATCCTGGGAAGGAAAAACCGTATACAGTCAATCAGTCAAAGGATTGGCATACCGGTGGCGATCCTTGGAAGCACAGCAATTGGGGTTATGATCCTGGGAAGGAAAAACCGTGGGGAAACTCCCACTCGGGTCATAGTTACTGGCGAAACGATCAGTTGGACAATCGGAGAATGAACAACTCCGGTAGTCAATGGGTACGGAGCAGAGGAAGCCAACAACATAGACAATGGAGAGGAAGGGGAAGGAATGGAAGCAGCGGGAGAAGGTCGGAAAATCAGCATTGGGAACAAAAAGATTGGGGATCTCGACAGCCGAGTAGAGGCCAGGGAACCTGGACGGAAAGTCACCGGAAAAGAGAAGGTAGCAATCAATATGAAGCAGGTAACAAACACAGTAGATTTGAGGAAAGCAATTATGAAACAGATCATCAATGGAGGTGA